A stretch of the Streptomyces sp. NBC_00078 genome encodes the following:
- a CDS encoding maleylacetate reductase: MKDVLDFSYESRPGRVVFRPGAATTATAGEAAGLGLRRLLVVCGRHGADTARAVADSLGPACVGLHDGARMHVPAEVADRAVEVARAAGADGLVAVGGGSSIGLGKAIALRTGLPLIAVPSTYSGSEMTPVWGLTEHGVKRTGRDPVVLPRSVVYDPALTLSLPVPLSVTSGINAIAHAVEALYAPDTSPLITLMAEEGVRAMTVALPALADAPDSLPDRGRALYGAWLCGSCLGATTMGLHHKLCHVLGGTFGLPHAETHTVVLPYALAYNAPAAPEAAATVARALDTTDAPNALRDLAESLGAPRSLAELGLKEADLAKAAGQTVGQAYANPREVTVEGALAVLRAAFEGGPPEFSGV; this comes from the coding sequence GTGAAGGACGTCCTCGACTTCTCCTACGAGTCCCGGCCCGGGCGGGTCGTCTTCCGGCCCGGCGCGGCCACCACCGCGACGGCCGGTGAGGCCGCGGGGCTGGGCCTGCGGCGGCTGCTGGTGGTGTGCGGCCGCCACGGCGCGGACACCGCGCGGGCGGTCGCCGACTCGCTCGGCCCCGCCTGCGTGGGCCTGCACGACGGGGCCCGGATGCATGTACCCGCCGAGGTCGCCGACCGGGCCGTGGAGGTGGCCCGTGCGGCCGGCGCCGACGGACTCGTGGCCGTCGGCGGCGGTTCCTCGATCGGCCTGGGCAAGGCGATCGCCCTGCGCACCGGCCTGCCGCTGATCGCCGTACCCTCCACATACTCCGGCTCGGAGATGACCCCCGTCTGGGGCCTGACCGAACACGGCGTCAAACGCACCGGCCGCGATCCCGTCGTCCTGCCGCGCAGCGTCGTCTACGACCCCGCCCTCACCCTCTCCCTCCCCGTACCGCTCTCCGTCACCAGCGGCATCAACGCGATCGCCCACGCCGTAGAGGCGCTGTACGCCCCCGACACCTCACCACTGATCACGCTGATGGCGGAGGAGGGCGTACGGGCCATGACGGTGGCGCTCCCCGCGCTGGCCGACGCCCCGGACTCCCTTCCGGACCGCGGCCGTGCCCTGTACGGCGCCTGGCTGTGCGGGTCCTGCCTCGGCGCCACCACCATGGGCCTGCACCACAAGCTGTGCCACGTCCTCGGCGGCACCTTCGGCCTGCCGCACGCCGAGACACACACGGTGGTCCTGCCGTACGCCCTCGCCTACAACGCGCCCGCGGCCCCCGAAGCGGCCGCCACCGTGGCCCGCGCGCTGGACACGACCGACGCCCCGAACGCCCTGAGAGACCTGGCCGAGAGCCTCGGCGCCCCCCGCTCCCTCGCCGAACTGGGCCTGAAAGAAGCCGACTTGGCCAAGGCGGCCGGCCAAACCGTCGGCCAGGCATACGCCAACCCGCGCGAGGTGACCGTGGAAGGGGCGCTTGCCGTGCTGCGGGCGGCATTCGAGGGCGGTCCGCCGGAGTTCTCCGGCGTCTGA
- a CDS encoding sensor histidine kinase has product MHDSPAGATPPSTRGGFARGAGSGTGGRAAEDAAAPAKGRTARGAGASGVIPAARRPTGAGVGRLRSVPAAPFTRRAWAEAAYCLAGFPVAVVGFVLVLVLLALGTGLTVSLIGAVLGLLLVVTSAALARAFAAVYRGLAAGLLGERVQAPPPLRPAGKSFARLDARLRDAAGWRSVAYVLVKLPVAALELYAVAWWFTGLFNLSAPLRWAGFGQRPQHGMEGAPTITPIPVGGGAPHSTTFAGTFVAAAIGVATLLAAPWVTRGTVAVDRWLVRALLGPGELAQRVRNLEETRALAVDDSAARLRRLERDLHDGAQVRLVALAMSLDMAKERLGAEGEPVADPDRLRRLIETAHSNATEALTELRDLARGLHPPVLDDGLPDALATLAARSTVPVELAVDVPERPTPAIETIAYFCAAEMLTNVIKHSGARRAVLGVSQEEGLLRMRVTDDGRGGATLGTGSGLPGLLQRVRTVDGTLDVTSPEGGPTAVTVALPLHA; this is encoded by the coding sequence ATGCACGACTCACCTGCGGGAGCGACGCCTCCGTCGACGCGCGGCGGCTTCGCCCGCGGCGCCGGTTCGGGGACCGGCGGCCGCGCGGCCGAGGACGCGGCCGCGCCCGCCAAGGGCCGGACCGCCCGTGGCGCTGGGGCCTCCGGCGTGATTCCCGCGGCCCGGCGGCCGACGGGAGCCGGCGTCGGCCGGTTGCGGTCTGTGCCGGCTGCCCCGTTCACCCGTCGTGCCTGGGCCGAGGCCGCGTACTGTCTGGCCGGCTTCCCCGTTGCCGTGGTCGGATTCGTCCTCGTCCTCGTGCTGCTCGCCCTCGGCACCGGCCTCACCGTCTCCCTCATCGGTGCCGTCCTCGGGCTGCTGCTCGTCGTGACCTCGGCAGCTCTCGCCCGCGCCTTCGCCGCCGTGTACCGCGGGCTGGCCGCAGGGCTGCTGGGGGAGCGGGTGCAGGCACCGCCGCCGCTGAGGCCCGCCGGCAAGTCCTTCGCACGGCTGGACGCACGGCTGCGGGACGCCGCCGGATGGCGCTCGGTGGCGTACGTACTGGTCAAGCTGCCTGTCGCGGCGCTGGAGCTGTATGCCGTGGCCTGGTGGTTCACCGGCCTGTTCAACCTGTCGGCGCCGCTGCGCTGGGCCGGCTTCGGCCAGCGGCCGCAGCACGGCATGGAGGGCGCGCCGACCATCACCCCCATCCCGGTCGGCGGCGGTGCCCCGCACAGCACCACCTTCGCCGGGACCTTCGTGGCCGCCGCCATCGGCGTCGCCACGCTCCTCGCGGCGCCCTGGGTCACCCGCGGTACCGTCGCCGTGGACCGCTGGCTGGTGCGTGCCCTGCTGGGGCCCGGTGAACTCGCCCAGCGAGTACGGAACTTGGAGGAAACCCGCGCCCTCGCCGTTGACGACTCCGCGGCCCGGCTGCGGCGGCTGGAGCGGGACCTGCACGACGGCGCGCAGGTACGACTCGTCGCGCTGGCCATGAGCCTCGACATGGCGAAGGAACGGCTGGGCGCGGAAGGCGAACCGGTCGCCGACCCCGATCGGTTGCGCCGACTGATCGAGACCGCCCACAGCAACGCCACCGAAGCCCTCACCGAGCTGCGCGACCTGGCCCGGGGCCTCCACCCGCCCGTGCTGGACGACGGCCTGCCCGACGCGCTCGCGACCCTGGCGGCACGCAGCACCGTACCCGTGGAGCTGGCCGTGGACGTCCCGGAGCGGCCCACGCCGGCGATCGAGACGATCGCCTACTTCTGCGCCGCCGAGATGCTCACCAACGTCATCAAACACAGCGGTGCCCGCCGCGCGGTCCTCGGCGTCAGCCAGGAGGAGGGCCTGCTGCGGATGAGAGTGACGGACGACGGCCGCGGCGGCGCGACGCTCGGCACGGGCAGCGGTCTCCCGGGCCTGCTGCAGCGGGTGCGCACGGTCGACGGCACCCTGGACGTCACCAGCCCGGAGGGCGGGCCGACCGCGGTGACGGTGGCGTTGCCGCTGCACGCGTGA
- a CDS encoding response regulator transcription factor, producing the protein MRIVIAEDAAVLRELLAEMLTERGHEVCAAVGDADALRAAVAEHRPDVGVIDIRMPPTHTDEGLHAAVDIRRERPGTGVLLFSQYIETKYAMRLLASGSAGVGYLLKDRVANVAEFTDALSRVAAGGTALDPEVVTQLAGAGRRTDALETLTAREREVLALMAEGRSNAAIAQTLGVSAGTVEKHVTAVFGKLGLPASEDANRRVLAVLRYLGA; encoded by the coding sequence ATGCGCATCGTGATCGCCGAAGATGCCGCGGTGCTACGGGAGTTGCTGGCCGAGATGCTCACCGAGCGCGGCCACGAGGTGTGCGCCGCCGTCGGTGACGCCGACGCGCTGCGCGCGGCCGTGGCCGAGCACCGGCCGGACGTCGGAGTCATCGACATCCGGATGCCGCCCACCCACACGGACGAGGGCCTGCACGCCGCCGTCGACATCCGGCGGGAGCGTCCCGGTACCGGGGTTCTGCTCTTCTCCCAGTACATCGAGACCAAGTACGCCATGAGACTGCTGGCCTCGGGCTCGGCCGGCGTCGGCTATCTGCTCAAGGACCGGGTCGCCAACGTGGCCGAGTTCACCGACGCCCTGTCCCGGGTGGCGGCGGGCGGGACGGCCCTCGACCCCGAGGTCGTCACCCAACTCGCCGGTGCCGGCCGCCGGACCGACGCCCTCGAAACGCTGACGGCACGAGAGCGCGAGGTGCTGGCGCTGATGGCGGAGGGCCGGTCGAACGCCGCGATCGCCCAGACGCTGGGGGTGTCGGCCGGCACGGTGGAGAAGCATGTAACCGCCGTCTTCGGCAAGTTGGGCCTCCCGGCGTCCGAGGACGCGAACCGGCGGGTGCTGGCGGTCCTGCGCTACCTCGGCGCATGA
- a CDS encoding alpha/beta fold hydrolase, whose amino-acid sequence MTAATPRQAHVVSADGTKVAVTITGQGRPLVVSPGALNAAQDWQILADLLAPHFTTYAIDRRGRGASGDNSEHTIQREADDIAAVLDLAGPDAILLGHSYGGLVTLAHALNRPPAAFILYEPPIPLGGPVGGDALAPFEKAVQAGDLDQALTLGLRNFLKFPDEAIEEFRQTPFWAVRASMTPTWAREMRAMDSFGDDLARFAALDTPTLLVIGELSPRWLTDVSRRLHQALPDARLIEIPGEAHDAFLTGPHALADAITAFAASLPD is encoded by the coding sequence ATGACTGCTGCTACTCCCCGCCAGGCCCACGTCGTCTCCGCCGACGGCACGAAGGTCGCCGTCACGATCACCGGCCAGGGCCGCCCCCTTGTCGTTTCCCCGGGCGCCCTCAACGCCGCCCAGGACTGGCAGATCCTCGCCGACCTGCTCGCCCCGCACTTCACGACCTACGCGATCGACCGCCGCGGCCGGGGCGCCAGTGGCGACAACAGCGAGCACACCATCCAGCGGGAGGCCGACGACATCGCCGCCGTCCTCGACCTCGCCGGCCCCGACGCGATCCTGCTCGGCCATTCCTACGGCGGACTGGTCACCCTCGCCCACGCCCTCAACCGTCCCCCGGCGGCGTTCATCCTCTACGAGCCCCCGATCCCGCTGGGCGGCCCCGTCGGCGGCGACGCGCTCGCGCCCTTCGAGAAGGCCGTCCAGGCCGGTGACCTCGACCAGGCCCTCACCCTCGGGCTGCGGAACTTTCTGAAATTCCCTGACGAGGCCATCGAGGAGTTCCGCCAGACCCCGTTCTGGGCCGTCCGCGCGTCCATGACCCCGACGTGGGCCCGCGAGATGCGCGCGATGGACAGCTTCGGCGATGACCTCGCCCGCTTCGCCGCCCTCGACACCCCGACGCTCCTCGTGATCGGCGAACTCAGCCCTCGCTGGCTGACCGATGTCTCCCGCCGCCTGCACCAGGCCCTGCCCGACGCCCGCCTCATCGAGATCCCCGGCGAAGCCCACGACGCCTTCCTCACCGGCCCCCACGCCCTCGCCGACGCCATCACCGCCTTCGCCGCCAGCCTGCCTGACTGA
- a CDS encoding PadR family transcriptional regulator yields the protein MLELAILGFLAEGPLPGHELRRRITDLTGYSRPVSDGTLYPAISRLTKAGLIERHAAPEAGGGRYALNLTDAGREDMLRRLRKPAEHEITDFSRWFVILAFLSLLPERAEQHAVLRRRLDFLEAPASFFYDGDTPLRAEQVTDPYRRGMMLTARATSRAERAWLHEVLDGDAIPGADEHPRPQAHTRDRKD from the coding sequence ATGCTGGAACTCGCGATACTCGGCTTCCTCGCCGAAGGCCCACTGCCCGGTCACGAGCTGCGCCGCCGCATCACGGACCTGACCGGCTACAGCCGTCCGGTCAGCGACGGCACCCTCTACCCGGCGATCAGCCGGCTGACCAAGGCCGGGCTGATCGAGCGGCACGCCGCACCCGAGGCGGGCGGCGGCCGGTACGCGCTGAACCTGACGGACGCGGGGCGCGAGGACATGCTGCGGCGGCTGCGGAAACCGGCCGAGCACGAGATCACCGACTTCTCCCGCTGGTTCGTGATCCTGGCGTTCCTCTCGCTGCTGCCCGAGCGGGCCGAGCAGCACGCCGTGCTGCGTCGCCGCCTGGACTTCCTGGAGGCTCCCGCCAGCTTCTTCTACGACGGCGACACACCGTTGCGCGCCGAGCAGGTCACCGACCCTTACCGCCGCGGCATGATGCTCACCGCCCGCGCCACCAGCCGCGCCGAACGCGCCTGGCTCCACGAGGTCCTGGACGGCGACGCCATCCCAGGGGCGGACGAGCATCCCCGCCCCCAGGCCCACACCCGTGATCGGAAGGACTGA
- a CDS encoding NADPH:quinone reductase, translated as MLASWYDQQGPAAEVLQYGEVPDPTPGPGEVRVRVTVSGTNPGDTKKRRGWTGSAMPYPRVIPHSDAAGIIDAFGDGIDARRVGQRVWVHGAQSYRPFGTAAQYTVVPGDLAVPLPDHLSDDLGASLGIPGITAHRTVFADGPVDGQLVLVNGVLGGVGSLAAQLARWGGATVIGTVRRGTDLDRIDPAVVSHAIALDCGDPAAAIRAHAPHGVDRIIEVALSDNADLDDAVAANGATIAAYATREDRTEIPFWTWLFNNVTLRLLGSDDFPDQARRQAARDLTAAAAVGALTVDVGDRFPLADIAKAHDRIDAGGRGHVLIDVPQ; from the coding sequence ATGCTTGCGTCCTGGTACGACCAGCAGGGCCCTGCCGCCGAGGTGCTCCAGTACGGTGAGGTGCCCGACCCCACCCCCGGCCCCGGTGAGGTGCGTGTCCGCGTCACCGTCTCCGGCACCAACCCCGGCGACACCAAGAAGCGGCGCGGCTGGACCGGCTCGGCCATGCCCTATCCGCGGGTGATCCCGCACAGCGACGCCGCCGGCATCATCGACGCCTTCGGCGACGGCATCGACGCGCGCCGCGTCGGGCAGCGCGTGTGGGTGCACGGCGCCCAGTCCTACCGCCCCTTCGGCACCGCCGCCCAGTACACCGTCGTCCCCGGCGACCTCGCCGTCCCGCTGCCCGACCACCTGTCCGACGACCTCGGCGCGAGCCTGGGCATCCCCGGCATCACCGCACACCGCACCGTCTTCGCCGACGGCCCCGTCGACGGCCAACTCGTCCTCGTCAACGGCGTCCTGGGCGGGGTCGGCTCCCTGGCCGCCCAGCTCGCCCGCTGGGGCGGGGCCACGGTCATCGGCACCGTCCGGCGCGGCACCGACCTGGACCGGATCGATCCCGCGGTCGTCTCCCACGCCATCGCCCTCGACTGCGGCGACCCGGCCGCCGCGATCCGCGCCCACGCACCCCATGGCGTGGACCGGATCATCGAGGTCGCCCTGTCCGACAACGCCGACCTGGACGACGCCGTCGCCGCGAACGGCGCCACCATCGCCGCGTACGCCACCCGCGAGGACCGCACCGAGATCCCGTTCTGGACGTGGTTGTTCAACAACGTGACCCTGCGCCTGCTCGGCAGCGACGACTTCCCCGACCAGGCCAGACGCCAGGCCGCCCGGGATCTCACCGCCGCAGCCGCCGTCGGCGCCCTCACCGTCGATGTCGGCGACCGCTTCCCGCTCGCCGACATCGCCAAGGCCCACGACCGTATCGACGCCGGCGGCCGGGGCCACGTCCTGATCGACGTCCCGCAGTAG